Proteins from a genomic interval of Marmoricola sp. OAE513:
- the fusA gene encoding elongation factor G — protein sequence MAVDITTDLNKVRNIGIMAHIDAGKTTTTERILFYTGITYKIGEVHEGAATMDWMEQEQERGITITSAATTCWWKNHQINIIDTPGHVDFTAEVERSLRVLDGAVAVFDGVAGVEPQTMTVWRQANKYSVPRMCFVNKLDRTGADFWRCVDMMVERLNSTPLVLQLPIGAESDFLGVVDLVGMRALTWRGETTMGEDYTVEEIPAELAEQAAEWREKLLETLSEADDEIMEKFLDEGEFTVEELEAAIRRATLADKLNPVLCGTAFKNKGVQPLLDAVVKYLPSPLDIEGIVGHAPNDEEKEIVRQPSDSEPFSGLAYKIATDPHLGKLIYVRVYSGKLEAGSTVVNSVNGRKERIGKVYQMHANKREEIASVGAGQIVAVMGLKDTKTGHTLCDPNNQVVLESMTFPAPVIEVAIEPKTKGDQEKLGTAIQRLSDEDPTFTVKADEETGQTIIAGMGELHLEILVDRMKREFRVEATVGKPQVAYRETLRKKVEKHSYTHKKQTGGSGQFAKVMISIEPNINPETGTGAGYEFVNAVSGGRVPREYIPSVDQGAQEAMEFGVLAGYPMVDVKVTLEDGAYHDVDSSELAFKIAGLQAFKEAARMAKPVLLEPMFAVEVVTPESFLGTVIGDINSRRGQISAQEERHGDMVVSALVPLSEMFGYVGDLRSKTSGQASYSMEFDSYAEVPSNVADEIIKKVRGE from the coding sequence GTGGCAGTCGACATCACGACGGACCTCAACAAGGTCCGCAACATCGGCATCATGGCGCACATCGACGCCGGCAAGACCACCACCACCGAGCGCATCCTGTTCTACACGGGCATCACCTACAAGATCGGTGAAGTCCACGAGGGCGCGGCCACGATGGACTGGATGGAGCAGGAGCAGGAGCGCGGCATCACGATCACGTCGGCCGCGACGACCTGCTGGTGGAAGAACCACCAGATCAACATCATCGACACCCCGGGTCACGTCGACTTCACCGCCGAGGTGGAGCGTTCGCTCCGCGTCCTCGACGGCGCCGTCGCCGTCTTCGACGGTGTCGCCGGTGTCGAGCCCCAGACCATGACCGTGTGGCGCCAGGCGAACAAGTACTCGGTGCCCCGCATGTGCTTCGTCAACAAGCTGGACCGCACCGGTGCCGACTTCTGGCGCTGCGTCGACATGATGGTCGAGCGCCTGAACTCCACCCCGCTCGTCCTGCAGCTCCCGATCGGCGCCGAGAGCGACTTCCTCGGTGTCGTCGACCTGGTCGGCATGCGTGCCCTGACCTGGCGCGGCGAGACCACGATGGGTGAGGACTACACCGTCGAGGAGATCCCCGCCGAGCTGGCCGAGCAGGCCGCCGAGTGGCGCGAGAAGCTTCTCGAGACCCTGTCGGAGGCCGACGACGAGATCATGGAGAAGTTCCTCGACGAGGGTGAGTTCACCGTCGAGGAGCTCGAGGCCGCGATCCGTCGTGCGACCCTCGCCGACAAGCTGAACCCGGTCCTCTGCGGCACCGCGTTCAAGAACAAGGGCGTGCAGCCCCTGCTCGACGCCGTCGTGAAGTACCTCCCGTCGCCCCTCGACATCGAGGGCATCGTCGGCCACGCGCCGAACGACGAGGAGAAGGAGATCGTGCGTCAGCCGTCCGACTCCGAGCCGTTCTCCGGTCTGGCCTACAAGATCGCCACCGACCCGCACCTCGGCAAGCTGATCTACGTCCGGGTCTACTCGGGCAAGCTCGAGGCGGGCTCGACCGTGGTCAACTCGGTCAACGGCCGCAAGGAGCGGATCGGCAAGGTCTACCAGATGCACGCCAACAAGCGTGAGGAGATCGCGTCGGTCGGCGCCGGCCAGATCGTCGCTGTCATGGGTCTCAAGGACACCAAGACCGGCCACACGCTCTGCGACCCGAACAACCAGGTCGTCCTGGAGTCGATGACCTTCCCGGCCCCGGTGATCGAGGTCGCCATCGAGCCGAAGACGAAGGGCGACCAGGAGAAGCTCGGTACCGCCATCCAGCGGCTCTCCGACGAGGACCCGACCTTCACCGTCAAGGCGGACGAGGAGACCGGTCAGACCATCATCGCCGGTATGGGTGAGCTCCACCTGGAGATCCTCGTCGACCGGATGAAGCGCGAGTTCCGCGTCGAGGCCACCGTCGGCAAGCCGCAGGTCGCCTACCGCGAGACCCTGCGCAAGAAGGTCGAGAAGCACTCCTACACCCACAAGAAGCAGACGGGTGGCTCGGGTCAGTTCGCCAAGGTCATGATCTCGATCGAGCCGAACATCAACCCCGAGACCGGGACCGGTGCGGGCTACGAGTTCGTCAACGCCGTCTCCGGTGGTCGCGTCCCGCGCGAGTACATCCCGTCGGTGGACCAGGGCGCCCAGGAGGCCATGGAGTTCGGTGTTCTCGCCGGCTACCCGATGGTCGACGTCAAGGTGACCCTCGAGGACGGCGCGTACCACGACGTCGACTCCTCGGAGCTCGCGTTCAAGATCGCCGGTCTGCAGGCCTTCAAGGAGGCCGCGCGGATGGCGAAGCCCGTTCTCCTCGAGCCCATGTTCGCGGTCGAGGTCGTGACCCCCGAGAGCTTCCTCGGCACGGTCATCGGCGACATCAACTCACGGCGTGGTCAGATCTCCGCGCAGGAGGAGCGTCACGGCGACATGGTCGTCTCGGCGCTGGTGCCGCTGTCGGAGATGTTCGGGTACGTTGGTGACCTCCGGTCGAAGACCTCAGGTCAGGCGTCGTACTCGATGGAGTTTGACTCGTACGCCGAGGTTCCCTCGAACGTCGCAGACGAGATCATCAAAAAGGTTCGTGGCGAGTAG
- the rpsG gene encoding 30S ribosomal protein S7 — protein sequence MPRKGPAPKRPIVVDPVYGSQVVTQLVSKVLQDGKKQTAQRIVYKALEGAREKTGTDPVVTLKRALDNVKPAIEVKSRRVGGATYQVPIEVKGTRGTTLALRWLVGYASERREKTMAERLMNEILDASNGLGAAVKKREDTHKMAESNKAFAHYRW from the coding sequence ATGCCTCGCAAGGGTCCCGCGCCCAAGCGCCCGATCGTCGTCGACCCGGTCTACGGTTCGCAGGTCGTCACCCAGCTCGTCTCCAAGGTGCTCCAGGACGGCAAGAAGCAGACTGCCCAGCGCATCGTCTACAAGGCTCTCGAAGGTGCCCGCGAGAAGACCGGCACCGACCCGGTCGTCACGCTCAAGCGCGCGCTCGACAACGTCAAGCCGGCCATCGAGGTCAAGAGCCGCCGTGTCGGTGGCGCCACCTACCAGGTCCCGATCGAGGTCAAGGGCACGCGTGGCACCACGCTCGCGCTGCGCTGGCTGGTCGGGTACGCCTCGGAGCGTCGTGAGAAGACGATGGCCGAGCGCCTGATGAACGAGATCCTCGACGCGAGCAACGGCCTGGGTGCCGCTGTGAAGAAGCGCGAGGACACCCACAAGATGGCCGAGTCCAACAAGGCCTTCGCCCACTACCGCTGGTGA
- the rpsL gene encoding 30S ribosomal protein S12: MPTINQLVRKGRQDKVSKNKTPALKGSPQRRGVCTRVYTTTPKKPNSALRKVARVRLSSGVEVTAYIPGVGHNLQEHSIVLVRGGRVKDLPGVRYKIIRGTLDTQGVKNRKQARSRYGAKKEKS; the protein is encoded by the coding sequence GTGCCCACTATTAACCAGCTGGTCCGCAAGGGCCGCCAGGACAAGGTGTCGAAGAACAAGACGCCTGCCCTGAAGGGTTCGCCCCAGCGTCGCGGCGTCTGCACCCGCGTCTACACCACCACCCCGAAGAAGCCGAACTCCGCCCTCCGGAAGGTCGCCCGCGTGCGGCTCTCCAGCGGCGTCGAGGTCACCGCTTACATCCCGGGTGTCGGTCACAACCTCCAGGAGCACTCCATCGTGCTCGTCCGCGGCGGCCGGGTGAAGGACCTCCCCGGTGTCCGCTACAAAATCATCCGCGGCACGCTCGACACCCAGGGTGTCAAGAACCGCAAGCAGGCCCGCAGCCGCTACGGCGCCAAGAAGGAGAAGAGCTAA
- a CDS encoding SGNH/GDSL hydrolase family protein → MAERFVAIGDSFTEGVGDWDERFPNGVRGWADRVAKQLSKADPETEYVNLALRSRVLDDVIEHQVEAAAALDPTLVSFFAGGNDILQIRIDLDDVLARYEKAVAQLAATGARVLLFTSYDLRLSPLLEPLRLRNNQFNRRVREVALAHDALLVDHWAMRAFAHPRMWEPDRLHMSRHGHRYLAAAVLRTLQVDHTITLRDLGRIPERTWAEAVTDEIDWWQGWVIPMLGRRWRRTPLGGALTPKWPEPIKPASGMKRSAREQLG, encoded by the coding sequence ATGGCAGAGCGGTTCGTGGCGATCGGGGACTCCTTCACCGAGGGCGTCGGCGACTGGGACGAGCGCTTCCCCAACGGGGTCCGCGGCTGGGCCGACCGGGTCGCCAAGCAGCTCTCCAAGGCGGACCCGGAGACCGAGTACGTCAACCTCGCCCTGCGCAGCCGGGTGCTGGACGACGTGATCGAGCACCAGGTCGAGGCCGCAGCCGCCCTGGACCCGACGCTGGTGTCGTTCTTCGCCGGCGGGAACGACATCCTGCAGATCCGGATCGACCTCGACGACGTGCTCGCCCGCTACGAGAAGGCGGTCGCCCAGCTGGCGGCCACCGGCGCCCGGGTCCTGCTGTTCACCAGCTACGACCTGCGCCTCTCCCCGCTCCTCGAGCCGCTGCGGCTGCGCAACAACCAGTTCAACCGTCGGGTCCGCGAGGTGGCGCTCGCCCACGACGCCCTGCTGGTCGACCACTGGGCGATGCGGGCGTTCGCGCATCCCCGGATGTGGGAGCCGGACCGCCTGCACATGTCCCGCCACGGGCACCGCTACCTGGCCGCCGCCGTTCTGCGCACGCTGCAGGTCGACCACACCATCACCCTGCGCGACCTCGGCCGGATCCCCGAGCGGACCTGGGCCGAGGCGGTCACCGACGAGATCGACTGGTGGCAGGGCTGGGTGATCCCGATGCTCGGTCGCCGCTGGCGCCGTACGCCCCTCGGCGGTGCGCTCACGCCGAAGTGGCCCGAGCCGATCAAGCCGGCGTCAGGGATGAAGCGGAGCGCTCGCGAGCAGCTGGGCTAG
- a CDS encoding FAD-binding and (Fe-S)-binding domain-containing protein: MTPAHALRQAGLQVDDSTLARSLYASDASLYRVPPQAVTFPRDSDDVLAVLAVAREFGTSVTLRGAGTSIAGNAVGAGIVIDTSRHLNKLLRLDPDARTATVQPGMVHAALQRQAARHGLRFGPDPSTHTRCTIGGMIGNNACGSRALGYGRTSDNVRALKIALSDGEVINPRGAARHARGFSVAEERGLRGFAAGTGSEQSALIAGLTDLVDANLALIRTEFGRFSRQVSGYALEHLLPENDRSFERFLVGSEGTLGVVLEATVRLVEDAPFRALAVLGFASMADAADAVPAVLATAVGLEGQLVACEGLDERITGLVANAPQLPAGAGWLFVEVTASSASGAEEAAATVAAAVDAPSRIVTDPVEQAALWRIREDGAGLAARSLARPAHSGWEDAAVPPDRLGDYLRDFESLLDQFGYDTVPYGHFGDGCVHARIDFELTDRSGRERFRSFTEDAATLVASYGGSLSGEHGDGRARSELLGRMYSPEALGLMAAVKHALDPQNILNAGVLVDPAPFDESLRLAAPASGPLAALFDDAHRCTGVGKCVAVGASATTVMCPSYAATRNEKDSTRGRSRVLQDVVVGAVPVSDPAVGEALDLCLSCKGCASDCPTGVDMAMYKSQVLEAQYAGKRRPRSHYALGRLPRWAAMTPPRVANLALRSRALASVVKRVAGIDARRGLPAFSPQRLRSYAEPSRVRPASSPDVWIWADSFTDHFASETGRAALDLFAAAGIDAKVIPERACCALTWITTGQLDQARSILDGSLSTLYPYVASGVPIIGLEPSCLASIRSDAGELLEDPRVAEVAAGMLTLAEYLTRLTAEGRWTIPDLRGTEVLVQPHCHHASVLGFDADLALLEAAGASVTRLGGCCGLAGNFGVEQGHYETSVAVAELALLPAVRASAEGTVFLADGMSCRIQLDDLADVPAVHLAQLLASAPLHP, from the coding sequence GTGACGCCTGCTCACGCCCTGCGCCAGGCGGGTCTGCAGGTCGACGACTCGACCCTGGCGCGTTCGCTCTACGCCAGTGACGCGTCGTTGTACCGGGTGCCGCCGCAGGCGGTGACGTTCCCGCGGGACAGCGACGACGTGCTCGCCGTGCTCGCGGTGGCCCGGGAGTTCGGGACGAGCGTCACCCTGCGCGGAGCCGGTACGTCGATCGCCGGCAACGCGGTCGGTGCAGGCATCGTGATCGACACCAGCAGGCACCTGAACAAGCTGCTCCGGCTCGATCCGGACGCGCGCACCGCGACCGTCCAGCCCGGGATGGTGCACGCCGCGCTGCAGCGGCAGGCGGCGCGGCACGGGCTGCGCTTCGGACCGGACCCTTCCACGCACACCCGCTGCACCATCGGCGGCATGATCGGCAACAACGCCTGCGGGTCGCGGGCACTGGGCTACGGCCGCACCTCTGACAACGTGCGGGCGCTCAAGATCGCGCTCTCCGACGGCGAGGTGATCAACCCGCGGGGAGCCGCCCGGCACGCGAGGGGGTTCTCGGTGGCCGAGGAGCGCGGGCTGCGCGGGTTCGCCGCGGGCACCGGGTCAGAGCAGTCCGCGTTGATCGCCGGGCTGACCGACCTGGTCGACGCGAACCTGGCGCTGATCCGGACCGAGTTCGGTCGGTTCTCCCGGCAGGTCTCCGGCTACGCGCTGGAGCACCTGCTGCCCGAGAACGACCGCAGCTTCGAGCGCTTCCTCGTCGGCAGTGAGGGCACCCTGGGTGTGGTGCTGGAGGCGACCGTCCGGCTGGTCGAGGACGCGCCGTTCCGCGCCCTGGCCGTGCTCGGCTTCGCCTCGATGGCTGATGCCGCGGACGCAGTGCCTGCGGTGCTGGCGACCGCGGTGGGGCTCGAGGGACAGCTGGTCGCCTGCGAGGGCCTCGACGAGCGCATCACCGGCTTGGTGGCGAACGCACCGCAGCTGCCCGCGGGTGCCGGGTGGCTCTTCGTCGAGGTCACCGCGAGCAGCGCCTCCGGTGCCGAGGAGGCCGCCGCGACCGTTGCCGCCGCGGTCGACGCGCCCAGCCGCATCGTCACCGACCCCGTCGAGCAGGCGGCTCTGTGGCGGATCCGGGAGGACGGGGCAGGCCTGGCTGCCCGGTCGCTCGCCCGTCCGGCGCACTCGGGGTGGGAGGACGCCGCGGTCCCACCGGACCGGCTCGGTGACTACCTCCGGGACTTCGAGTCGCTCCTCGACCAGTTCGGCTACGACACGGTCCCGTACGGGCACTTCGGGGACGGGTGCGTGCACGCCCGGATCGACTTCGAGCTGACGGACCGCTCGGGGCGGGAACGGTTCCGCTCCTTCACCGAGGACGCTGCGACCCTGGTGGCGTCGTACGGCGGCTCGCTCAGCGGGGAGCACGGGGACGGCCGGGCCCGTTCGGAGCTGCTCGGCCGGATGTACTCGCCCGAGGCGCTCGGCCTGATGGCCGCGGTCAAGCACGCGTTGGACCCGCAGAACATCCTCAACGCCGGTGTGCTGGTGGACCCGGCGCCGTTCGACGAGTCGCTGCGGCTCGCGGCGCCGGCGTCGGGCCCGCTCGCCGCGCTCTTCGACGACGCGCACCGGTGCACCGGGGTCGGCAAGTGCGTCGCGGTCGGCGCCTCCGCGACCACGGTGATGTGCCCGTCGTACGCGGCGACCCGGAACGAGAAGGACAGCACCCGCGGTCGGTCCCGGGTGCTGCAGGACGTCGTGGTCGGTGCCGTACCCGTGTCGGACCCGGCCGTCGGCGAGGCCCTCGACCTCTGCCTGTCCTGCAAGGGCTGTGCCAGCGACTGCCCCACGGGGGTGGACATGGCGATGTACAAGTCGCAGGTCCTCGAGGCCCAGTACGCCGGCAAGCGCCGCCCGCGCTCGCACTACGCCCTCGGCCGGCTGCCGAGGTGGGCGGCGATGACACCGCCCCGGGTGGCCAACCTGGCGCTGCGCAGCCGTGCTCTCGCGTCGGTGGTCAAGCGCGTGGCGGGGATCGACGCCCGACGCGGGCTGCCCGCGTTCTCCCCCCAGCGCCTGCGTTCGTACGCCGAGCCGTCCCGGGTGCGCCCGGCGAGCTCGCCGGACGTCTGGATCTGGGCCGACAGCTTCACCGACCACTTCGCCTCGGAGACGGGTCGAGCGGCGCTCGACCTGTTCGCGGCCGCAGGGATCGACGCGAAGGTGATCCCGGAGCGTGCCTGCTGCGCCCTCACCTGGATCACCACCGGCCAGCTCGACCAGGCCCGGTCCATCCTGGACGGCTCACTGAGCACGCTCTACCCGTACGTGGCCAGCGGGGTGCCGATCATCGGGCTGGAACCGAGCTGCCTGGCCAGCATCCGCAGCGATGCGGGGGAGCTGCTCGAGGACCCGCGGGTCGCCGAGGTCGCCGCGGGGATGCTGACCCTCGCCGAGTACCTGACCCGGCTGACCGCCGAGGGTCGTTGGACGATTCCGGACCTGCGCGGCACCGAAGTCCTGGTGCAACCCCACTGTCACCACGCGAGCGTGCTCGGCTTCGACGCCGACCTCGCGCTGCTGGAGGCAGCGGGCGCCTCGGTCACCCGTCTGGGCGGCTGCTGCGGGTTGGCGGGGAACTTCGGGGTGGAGCAGGGCCACTACGAGACCAGCGTCGCCGTTGCCGAGCTGGCGCTGCTGCCCGCGGTCCGGGCCTCCGCCGAGGGCACGGTGTTCCTGGCCGACGGGATGTCCTGCCGGATCCAGCTCGACGACCTCGCCGACGTACCGGCGGTGCACCTAGCCCAGCTGCTCGCGAGCGCTCCGCTTCATCCCTGA
- a CDS encoding hydroxyacid-oxoacid transhydrogenase, producing MSGAETIFTYGAPGLKFGVGASEEIGYDLGQYDVRRVLVLTDPGVAATGHPQRIAEQMAGFGIEARVFDGVQVEPTDASFTAAIDHARQTGPWDAFVAVGGGSTIDTAKAVNLLTSNDGELMDYVNAPVGKARAPKNPLKPLVAVPTTTGTGAESTTICVLDVLALKVKTGISHARLRPTLAVVDPALTLSQPAGVTAAAGMDILCHALESYTARSFTSYDSKSPEQRVPYCGSNPISDLWSEQAMTLLSTSFRRAVHHGDDAAAREQMALAATMAGLGFGNAGVHIPHANAYPIAGRVHESCPDFRPAGYPADEAMVPHGMAVSLTAPEAFRWTFSSSPERHLRAAGLLAPGHDHGADAGTLPAVLGDLMRDIGIPNGLGEVGYGEGDIDDLVTGTMQQQRLLSTAPREVTEEDAAGILGRSLGLW from the coding sequence ATGAGCGGCGCGGAGACGATCTTCACCTACGGTGCCCCGGGGCTGAAGTTCGGAGTCGGGGCTTCTGAGGAGATCGGCTACGACCTCGGCCAGTACGACGTCCGTCGCGTCCTGGTGCTCACCGACCCCGGCGTCGCCGCCACCGGTCACCCCCAGCGCATCGCCGAGCAGATGGCCGGCTTCGGCATCGAGGCCCGGGTCTTCGACGGCGTGCAGGTCGAGCCGACCGATGCCAGCTTCACCGCGGCCATCGACCACGCCCGGCAGACCGGCCCGTGGGACGCGTTCGTCGCCGTCGGTGGTGGCTCGACGATCGACACCGCGAAGGCCGTGAACCTGCTGACGAGCAACGACGGCGAGCTGATGGACTACGTGAACGCGCCGGTCGGCAAGGCCCGGGCGCCGAAGAACCCGCTGAAGCCGCTGGTCGCCGTACCGACGACGACGGGGACCGGCGCGGAGTCCACCACCATCTGCGTGCTCGACGTGCTCGCGCTCAAGGTCAAGACCGGCATCAGCCACGCCCGGTTGCGCCCGACCCTCGCGGTCGTCGACCCTGCCCTGACGCTGTCGCAGCCGGCCGGCGTCACCGCAGCCGCCGGGATGGACATCCTCTGCCACGCGCTGGAGTCCTACACCGCGCGCTCGTTCACCTCCTACGACTCCAAGTCCCCGGAGCAGCGGGTCCCCTACTGCGGATCGAACCCGATCTCGGACCTCTGGTCCGAGCAGGCGATGACGCTGCTCTCGACCTCCTTCCGCCGCGCGGTCCACCACGGCGACGACGCCGCCGCGCGGGAGCAGATGGCGCTCGCGGCCACGATGGCCGGCCTCGGTTTCGGCAACGCCGGGGTGCACATCCCGCACGCGAACGCCTACCCGATCGCGGGTCGGGTGCACGAGTCCTGCCCCGACTTCCGACCAGCCGGCTACCCGGCGGACGAGGCGATGGTGCCGCACGGCATGGCCGTCTCCCTGACCGCGCCCGAGGCGTTCCGGTGGACGTTCTCCTCGAGCCCCGAGCGTCACCTGCGCGCAGCCGGCCTGCTCGCACCCGGCCACGACCACGGCGCCGACGCGGGGACCCTGCCCGCAGTGCTCGGCGACCTGATGCGCGACATCGGGATCCCCAACGGACTCGGTGAGGTCGGCTACGGCGAGGGTGACATCGACGACCTGGTCACCGGCACCATGCAGCAGCAGCGGCTGCTCTCGACCGCTCCGCGCGAGGTCACCGAGGAGGACGCAGCCGGGATCCTGGGCCGGTCCTTGGGGCTCTGGTGA
- a CDS encoding NUDIX domain-containing protein: MSGVPADPVTDSSEGRELPRRQRVAAYAVIVRGDDILLSRLAPYLGPNEQWTLPGGGIDFGEDPRDAVVREVYEETGLSVEVGDRAWIDSARRYASVSDTDMHSVRMVFEGWAPVDSPEPRVVEENGSTVDARWVPLASVLGGAWPVVAWVRAAIEEHEAHRVQRLAAKALVRRQVDGREQVLLARLSRYAVESGHWTLPGGGVDHGEKPAVALAREMLEETGLVAQVGELLDVHDLHLTGTAPNGRHEDFHAVNLIFAVTVPDGAEPQVLEIDGTTDDVAWIDRAAVEAGTVEVTEVVRHALAVGSAP, translated from the coding sequence GTGTCTGGAGTACCCGCTGACCCTGTGACTGACTCCTCAGAGGGCCGTGAACTACCTCGCAGACAGCGAGTTGCGGCATATGCGGTGATTGTCCGCGGGGACGACATCCTGCTGTCGCGGTTGGCGCCGTACCTCGGCCCGAACGAGCAGTGGACGCTTCCCGGGGGCGGGATCGACTTCGGGGAGGACCCCCGCGACGCGGTCGTGCGCGAGGTCTACGAGGAGACCGGTCTGAGTGTCGAGGTCGGCGACCGGGCGTGGATCGACTCCGCGCGTCGGTACGCGTCGGTCAGCGACACTGACATGCACTCCGTCCGGATGGTCTTCGAGGGCTGGGCGCCCGTCGACAGCCCGGAGCCGCGGGTCGTGGAGGAGAACGGGTCCACCGTCGACGCCCGCTGGGTGCCGCTCGCCTCCGTCCTCGGCGGCGCCTGGCCGGTGGTCGCCTGGGTCCGCGCCGCGATCGAGGAGCACGAGGCGCACCGGGTCCAGCGCCTGGCCGCCAAGGCGCTCGTACGGCGCCAGGTCGACGGCCGCGAGCAGGTGCTGCTGGCCCGGTTGAGCCGGTACGCCGTCGAGTCCGGTCACTGGACGCTTCCGGGCGGGGGAGTCGACCACGGCGAGAAGCCGGCCGTCGCGCTTGCCCGGGAGATGCTGGAGGAGACCGGACTGGTGGCGCAGGTCGGCGAGCTGCTCGACGTGCACGACCTGCACCTGACCGGGACCGCTCCGAACGGCCGGCACGAGGACTTCCACGCCGTGAACCTGATCTTCGCGGTGACCGTCCCGGATGGCGCCGAGCCGCAGGTTCTGGAGATCGACGGCACCACCGACGACGTCGCGTGGATCGATCGTGCGGCCGTCGAGGCCGGAACGGTCGAGGTGACCGAGGTCGTCCGGCACGCGTTGGCGGTAGGTTCAGCGCCATGA
- a CDS encoding acyltransferase family protein: MTTLRSQAVLERENAAEAPAARRQPRRREPWFDNIKMVLVTLVVVGHAWAVVPSSPTNDWAYDFLYSWHMPAFAIITGYFSRRFSWTPERLRSLVTTVAVPYLIFEAALAYYREWLGGVRINDLFADPHWPMWYLAALFFWRLSAPLFLAVPRWAALGGAVAISITSGLWVGETLDGPRILGMLPFFVLGLRVSDRDWARLRSPKAVPWALVGMAALLVLARYTDAWLDTEWYYYRTTYDLLQPDAVLAMATRAAVLAIGLVGAASVFALVPRGRSWFSTLGSATLVVYLFHGFVLLFARYHGYPEWAADHLGLSFAIATAAGVVLALLLAAPPVARRLNAFVDPIGWWEKRRDRHQTPRESEPREPAATTSG, from the coding sequence ATGACGACTCTACGCAGCCAGGCCGTCCTCGAGCGCGAGAACGCCGCCGAGGCTCCCGCTGCGCGTCGCCAGCCCCGGCGCCGCGAGCCCTGGTTCGACAACATCAAGATGGTGCTGGTCACCCTGGTCGTGGTCGGCCACGCCTGGGCAGTCGTGCCGAGCTCGCCGACCAACGACTGGGCCTACGACTTCCTCTACTCCTGGCACATGCCGGCGTTCGCGATCATCACCGGCTACTTCTCCCGCCGGTTCTCCTGGACCCCGGAGCGCCTCCGCTCGCTGGTGACCACCGTGGCGGTTCCGTACCTGATCTTCGAGGCCGCGCTCGCCTACTACCGCGAGTGGCTCGGCGGCGTCCGGATCAACGACCTGTTCGCGGACCCGCACTGGCCGATGTGGTACCTGGCGGCTCTGTTCTTCTGGCGGCTGAGCGCACCGCTCTTCCTGGCGGTCCCGCGGTGGGCGGCTCTCGGCGGCGCCGTCGCGATCAGCATCACCTCGGGGCTGTGGGTCGGGGAGACCCTCGACGGCCCGCGCATCCTGGGCATGCTGCCCTTCTTCGTCCTCGGTCTGCGGGTGAGCGACCGCGACTGGGCACGGCTGCGCTCGCCGAAGGCCGTTCCGTGGGCTCTCGTCGGCATGGCGGCGCTGCTGGTCCTCGCCCGCTACACCGACGCCTGGCTCGACACGGAGTGGTATTACTACCGCACGACCTACGACCTGCTGCAGCCCGACGCCGTGCTGGCGATGGCGACCCGTGCCGCGGTGCTCGCGATCGGGCTGGTGGGTGCGGCCTCGGTGTTCGCGCTCGTCCCCCGCGGCAGGAGCTGGTTCAGCACGCTCGGGTCGGCCACCCTCGTGGTCTACCTGTTCCACGGCTTCGTGCTGCTCTTCGCCCGCTACCACGGCTACCCGGAGTGGGCTGCTGACCACCTCGGCCTCTCCTTCGCGATCGCGACCGCGGCGGGCGTCGTGCTGGCACTGCTCCTCGCCGCCCCTCCGGTGGCGCGACGACTCAACGCGTTCGTCGACCCGATCGGGTGGTGGGAGAAGCGTCGGGACCGGCACCAGACCCCGCGCGAGAGCGAACCTCGGGAGCCGGCGGCCACCACGTCGGGGTGA
- a CDS encoding lysophospholipid acyltransferase family protein, which yields MTTVDRTYKAINALGRLALRALDVRVHPHGLENLPATGPVVLAANHVSYLDFIMIEKAAVDRARYVRFMTRYDVWKPGPIAWAMDRMGHIPVDRTVPVAAYLRARRLLQSGQAVGVFPEAGISYSFTVRSLMRGAVALARETGAPLVPVAIWGSQRIFSVGVPEPPPDLTRGRRVDIEFGAPWQVPPGADLIAETQRLGATLTGMLEGLQRMPEHVPRPGEHATWYPAHLGGHAPTREEARALDVVPTSAVTPTWWPPAPEVRSRAGSGAGPDASPTTRSGRRTR from the coding sequence ATGACGACCGTGGACCGCACCTACAAAGCCATCAACGCCCTGGGCCGCCTAGCCCTGCGCGCCCTCGACGTCCGGGTGCACCCCCACGGGCTCGAGAACCTGCCCGCCACCGGCCCCGTCGTGCTCGCAGCGAACCACGTCTCCTACCTCGACTTCATCATGATCGAGAAGGCGGCCGTCGACCGCGCACGCTACGTCCGCTTCATGACCCGGTACGACGTGTGGAAGCCCGGCCCGATCGCGTGGGCGATGGACCGGATGGGCCACATCCCCGTCGACCGGACCGTCCCCGTCGCGGCGTACCTGAGGGCCCGGAGGCTGCTGCAGTCCGGCCAGGCGGTGGGCGTCTTCCCCGAGGCCGGGATCAGCTACTCCTTCACGGTCCGCTCGCTGATGCGTGGTGCCGTGGCGCTGGCCCGTGAGACCGGCGCACCGCTGGTCCCCGTCGCCATCTGGGGCTCGCAGCGGATCTTCTCGGTCGGCGTGCCCGAGCCGCCGCCCGACCTGACGCGTGGTCGGCGGGTCGACATCGAGTTCGGGGCGCCGTGGCAGGTGCCACCCGGTGCGGACCTGATCGCGGAGACGCAGCGTCTGGGAGCCACACTCACCGGGATGCTGGAGGGTCTGCAGCGGATGCCGGAGCACGTGCCGCGTCCGGGCGAGCACGCGACCTGGTACCCGGCGCACCTGGGAGGCCACGCCCCGACGCGCGAGGAAGCACGGGCCCTCGACGTCGTACCGACCAGCGCGGTCACCCCGACGTGGTGGCCGCCGGCTCCCGAGGTTCGCTCTCGCGCGGGGTCTGGTGCCGGTCCCGACGCTTCTCCCACCACCCGATCGGGTCGACGAACGCGTTGA